From a single Kwoniella shandongensis chromosome 9, complete sequence genomic region:
- a CDS encoding dihydroxyacetone kinase yields the protein MTDRHIFPDHTTLVFRSLRGLVASHPYLSLIPSLKVVYRADHDPSKVSLICGGGSGHEPGTVGHVGRGLLSASVAGDVFASPSARQVGAAIKKVHSEKGVILIITNYTGDNLHFGLARLMAQSEGIKNVELVVVGDDVSVPRSRGNMVGRRCLAGITLVCKILGAGSEANMEFQNLVDLGRSLSTNTASICVALDHCHVPGRSGEWHIEEGRVEIGLGLHNETGVFNIAAPPPEELIKQLLDLLLKQDDPERSFVKFKDGDDLVLLVNNQGGLSALEMGAVVDEVLNQLESRSIIPVRILSGPFMGSMNMPGISLSLLNLSNVQSACSGFIKSTSELLDLLDAPHNSPAWPATSQMYPIPEALKRRKREDQFTEVEKEKEEEEVETDGPKLLVDGDQIRKAMKTAADDVLALEPQLTRWDTIVGDGDCGETCALGAKGVLKALDKGLGSDGDLVKLFRILTQVIDDSMGGTLGAIFSIFLAGLTTSLIQAAASSSPNQTIDPKFFGQQVESALETLKQRTAARVGHRTVMDALIPFGETLAQTGDLQKAVEACKKGGEGTVQLEAKLGRATYVGDSAKDKDGNGMPPDPGAMAFVTVAEGILKALR from the exons ATGACAGACAGACACATCTTTCCCGATCACACAACACTCGTCTTCCGTTCTCTCCGCGGCCTAGTCGCTTCTCATCCTTATCTttccctcatcccttctctcaaaGTCGTCTATCGAGCAGATCATGACCCGTCCAAAGTCTCTCTCATCTGCGGAGGAGGGAGCGGACATGAGCCGGGGACTGTAGGACATGTAGGAAGGGGATTGTTAAGTGCCAGTGTCGCAGGGGACGTTTTCGCTAGTCCTAGTGCGAGACAGGTAGGAGCGGCAATCAAGAAGGTGCATAGCGAGAAGGGTGTCATTCTGATCATTACGAATT ACACCGGCGATAATCTCCATTTCGGCTTGGCGAGACTCATGGCTCAATCTGAAGGGATCAAGAATGTGGAGCTGGTCGTTGTTGGTGACGATGTGTCGGTCCCGAGATCAAGAGGGAATATGGTTGGACGAAGGTGCTTGGCTGGTATCactttgg TGTGCAAGATCCTCGGTGCTGGCTCCGAAGCAAATATGGAATTCCAAAACCTAGTCGACCTTGGTCGGTCATTATCCACCAATACCGCATCAATCTGTGTCGCTCTGGACCATTGTCATGTACCCGGAAGGAGTGGAGAGTGGCAtatcgaagaagggagagtcgAGATTGGTCTTGGGTTGCATAACGAGACT GGTGTCTTCAACATCGCCGCTCCGCCTCCAGAAGAACTGATCAAACAGCTGCTCGACCTTTTGCTGAAGCAAGATGACCCAGAAAGGTCTTTCGTCAAATTCAAAGACGGGGAtgatctcgtccttctcgtgAATAACCAAGGGGGTTTGAGCGCGTTGGAAATGGGAGCTGTAGTGGATGAAGTGTTGAATCAGCTCG AGTCGCGATCGATCATACCGGTCCGAATCCTCTCTGGACCATTTATGGGCTCCATGAATATGCCAGGTATCTCACTCTCCttactcaacctctccaacgTCCAATCTGCCTGTTCGGGCTTCATCAAGTCCACCTCGGAGCTGCTCGACTTGCTCGACGCACCGCATAATAGTCCAGCATGGCCAGCTACGAGCCAGATGTACCCTATACCAGAagcgttgaagaggaggaagagggaagatcaatttacagaggtggagaaggagaaggaggaagaggaggtggagacggaCGGTCCTAAGCTGCTCG TCGACGGGGACCAGATTCGGAAAGCGATGAAGACCGCTGCAGATGACGTGCTCGCTTTGGAACCACAGCTCACAAGATGGGACACG ATTGTCGGCGATGGTGACTGTGGAGAAACTTGCGCCCTGGGAGCTAAAGGTGTACTGAAAGCACTCGATAAAGGCTTAGGATCAGATGGTGATCTTGTCAAGTTGTTCAGAATCTTGACTCAGGTcattgatg ATTCAATGGGCGGTACGCTCGGTGCGAtcttttccatcttcctcgcgGGTCTTACCACTTCCCTCATCCAAGCCGCTgcctcatcatcacccaacCAAACCATCGATCCCAAATTCTTCGGCCAGCAAGTCGAATCAGCTTTAGAGACACTGAAACAACGAACAGCCGCACGTGTCGGACATCGTACAGTCATGGACGCGCTCATCCCATTCGGCGAAACCTTAGCTCAGACTGGTGATTTGCAAAAGGCCGTAGAAGCTTGTAAGAAAGGTGGGGAGGGGACAGTTCAGCTCGAAGCGAAATTGGGAAGAGCCACATATGTTGGTGATAGTGCAAAGGATaaggatgggaatggaatgCCACCTGATCCTGGAGCCATGGCGTTCGTCACTGTCGCCGAAGGAATCTTGAAGGCTTTGAGATGA
- a CDS encoding ribose 5-phosphate isomerase, producing MSTPPYTIVMACDDAGHDYKETLKSLLEADSRVKNVIDVGVNAGPDGKVDKTAYPHVAVDAARKIVAGEADRGLLVCGTGMGVAISANKVPGIRASVAHDSFSVERLVKSNNAQILCLGQRVIGIEVAKKLVGEWLGHTFDPESASNDKVKVIHDYDGFEYEAVPGGCS from the exons ATGTCCACGCCACCCTACACTATCGTCATGGCATGCGACGACGCAGGCCACGATTACAAAGAAACCCTCAAAAGTCTACTTGAAGCCGATTCAAGAGTGAAGAATGTAATTGACGTAGGAGTCAACGCTGGACCGGATGGGAAAGTGGACAAGACGGCTTATCCTCATGTGGCGGTAGATGCGGCTAGGAAGATTGTAGCAGGGGAAGCGGATAGGGGGTTGTTGGTCTGTGggactg GAATGGGCGTCGCGATATCAGCCAACAAAGTCCCAGGTATCCGAGCTTCCGTAGCCCACGATTCATTCTCAGTCGAACGACTCGTCAAATCGAATAACGCCCAGATCCTATGTTTAGGTCAAAGGGTCATCGGCATCGAGGTGGCTAAGAAGTTGGTGGGGGAATGGTTGGGTCATACGTTCGATCCGGAATCGGCGAGTAATGACAAAGTGAAGGTTATACATGATTATGATGGGTTCGAGTACGAGGCGGTTCCAGGTGGCTGTAGTTAG